The genomic stretch GCACGACTCGGCGGACAGCGGGCCGTCTTCGATAACCCGGCTGAGCGGCCTGCCGGCCAGATACTCCATGGCGATCACCGGCACGCCTTCGCTGTCGTCGACGCTGTATACCGTACAGACGTTGACGTGATTCAGCGCGGCTGCGGCGCGGGCTTCCGCCAGCACGGCGCCGGCGTTGGCCGGGCTGCCGACCTTCAAGACTTTCAGCGCCACCGAACGGTGCAATGTTGTGTCCTGCGCGCGAAATACCGAGGCAAACGCGCCGCTACCGATCTGCTCTTCGATGCGGTAGTGCGACAACACGCTGCCGGGCCCCAATGATCGTGGTTTATCGAGCGTGGACTCGCCGGGGCTCCAATTCTCGGCGCACAGCCCGCCGGTCTGCAGAGCGGCCAGCACACGCAGTATTTCATCGGTCCGGCGTCCGACGCTGAGATTGTGAACCACTTGGTATTGTAAGACGCTGTTGGGGTCGATGATGAACAGCCCGCGCAGCGCCACGTGCTGCGTTTCCAGAAACACTCCGTAGTCGCGGCAGGCGGCTCCCGACACGTCGCTGGCCAGCGGATAGCCGAGCCCGCTGAGCCCTCCCTGCGCGCGGGGAGTGCCAATCCAGCGCTGGTGCGATTCCAGGGTGTCGGCACTGATGCCCAAGGCATCGCAGCCACGGCGCGTGAATTCTTCGATGCGGGCCCCGATCGCCGTCAATTCGGTGGGGCACACCAGCGAAAAATCGCGAGGGTAGAAGATCAGCACCAACCAGCGACC from Pirellulales bacterium encodes the following:
- a CDS encoding protein kinase, whose product is MTTNAAVGSLAPDFDLPSTAAAGRSRLADFRGRWLVLIFYPRDFSLVCPTELTAIGARIEEFTRRGCDALGISADTLESHQRWIGTPRAQGGLSGLGYPLASDVSGAACRDYGVFLETQHVALRGLFIIDPNSVLQYQVVHNLSVGRRTDEILRVLAALQTGGLCAENWSPGESTLDKPRSLGPGSVLSHYRIEEQIGSGAFASVFRAQDTTLHRSVALKVLKVGSPANAGAVLAEARAAAALNHVNVCTVYSVDDSEGVPVIAMEYLAGRPLSRVIEDGPLSAESCANLAQQIAAGMAAAHARGIVHGDLKPANIFVTDSGVVKLLDFGLSRREVRSATPDDTTDLLGISSGSLAGTPCYMSPEQANGERATIASDVFSLGTMLYEMFSGQRAFDGDNVLQVLNRIRHADAAALASQLPEPFAAIVRKALVHDPRERDATMQDIADELANCATGPLAT